GCGTCCAAGCACGTAACGAAGGTCGCAACTTGGCTCGTGAAGGTAATGACATTATCCGCGAAGCTGCCAAGTGGTCTCCTGAATTGGCTGTTGCTTGCGAACTGTGGAAAGAAATCAAATTCGAGTTTGAGGCTATGGATACCGTCTGATCATCAAGTAAAAGGTAAAAAGTTAAAAGGTAAAAGGTAAAAGAAAATCTTTTTACTTATTACTTTTTACTTTTAACTTAAATTTGGGCTGGGTCAAGCATGAATCTCAAGCAAATAGCTAAAGATACAGCCAAAACTCTCCAAAGCTACCTGACTTATCAGGCGCTAATGACTGTGTTGGCGCAGCTAGGCGAAACGAATCCACCGTTAGCACTATGGCTGCAAACCTTTTCTGCCGGCAAAGTTCAGGACGGAGAAGCTTATATTAAACAACTTTTCCGAGAAAAACCAGATTTAGCCTTGCGGATTATGACGGTTAGAGAACATATAGCTGAAGAGGTAGCCGATTTCTTGCCAGAAATGGTTCGTAGCGGGATTCAGCAAGGCAATATGGAACAACGCCGCCAGCATCTAGAACGTATGACGCAGTTGAGTTTATCAGACCCCAGTCCTGAATCAGAACAGCAGACAATTTCCGAACCTGACTGGGATCACTAATCCCGCTAGGCTAGTACAAGTAATTATTTCCAAATAGCAACCCATTATCACCAGCTATGCAAACCTTACCAAAAGAGCGTCGTTACGAAACCCTTTCTTACTTACCTCCCCTCACCGACGTTCAAATCGAAAAGCAAGTTCAATACATTTTGAGCCAAGGCTACATTCCAGGTGTTGAGTTTAACGAAGTCTCAGAACCCACCGAATTTTACTGGACAATGTGGAAGTTGCCTTTATTCGGCGCTAAAACCTCCCGTGAAGTATTGGCTGAGGTTCAATCCTGCCGTTCTCAATATCCCACACACTACATCCGTGTTGTAGGTTTTGACAACATCAAGCAATGTCAAGTTCTCAGCTTTATCGTTCACAAACCCAACAGATATTGAAAAAGTTACGGGTAAAAGGTGAAATTCCTCATACCTGTGGTTTTAATATTTAACAGAAGAGAGGTAAAACTATTTACCTCTCTTTTTTTGGGCTAATCTACCAAATTCAACTATGATGTTTGTTGTTTACAATTTCTATAAAAGATAAACGCCGCACAACTGATAGAGGCAATAACTACGAATACAGAAAAATACTTGGAACTAGTGCGACCACTCAAATTAATTCTAGGATTGATAGTCCAATATTTTTCAGCAATATCAGTTCCTTGCTTCTCTAACCAAATTTTTACTTCTCCCTTTCCACCTTCAGTCACAAATCCACTTACCGTTATAGTTTCACCTTTTGGGTCTGGGTGAACATACTCCTCAATTTCATTCTTTTGTAATGAAATGATTAGATTAACTGGGGTGTTCGACTGAGAATTCTCTCTCAATGAAATATAAACTTCAGGTATACGAGTTCCCTTCTGTGTTACTAAAATATTAGGATCTGGATAGCCTGAAATATTGGCATAAAAACTGTGTTCAGCAATTTTGTTAGAAGTTAATTGAGCAATGCTAACATTACCCATATCTTTACTGAATGAGTGCGCTAATGAAATATTTAGTAAAACAAACCCGATAATTAAAATAATTATCGGCATGAGCGCATTTTTCAGAAGTTGGTTATTTGTTAAATCATCAATTACATTGAACTTTGTAGAAAATTCTCGCTCTGGATTTTGGCTTT
This window of the Nostoc sp. HK-01 genome carries:
- the rbcS gene encoding ribulose 1,5-bisphosphate carboxylase/oxygenase small subunit, which codes for MQTLPKERRYETLSYLPPLTDVQIEKQVQYILSQGYIPGVEFNEVSEPTEFYWTMWKLPLFGAKTSREVLAEVQSCRSQYPTHYIRVVGFDNIKQCQVLSFIVHKPNRY
- a CDS encoding chaperonin-like RbcX, whose amino-acid sequence is MNLKQIAKDTAKTLQSYLTYQALMTVLAQLGETNPPLALWLQTFSAGKVQDGEAYIKQLFREKPDLALRIMTVREHIAEEVADFLPEMVRSGIQQGNMEQRRQHLERMTQLSLSDPSPESEQQTISEPDWDH